From a single Hypomesus transpacificus isolate Combined female chromosome 14, fHypTra1, whole genome shotgun sequence genomic region:
- the LOC124476812 gene encoding pro-neuregulin-4, membrane-bound isoform-like, with amino-acid sequence MMADHGDPCNEFEASYCMNGGTCYKLPSMDTLSCVCSESYKGSRCEQFQLLITSGNVGERGLVAAVVIVALLLLVILAVVIYYACKVLRTKPQQQPNTEQYWRVKPRV; translated from the exons ATGATGGCAG ATCACGGAGACCCCTGTAATGAGTTCGAAGCCTCCTATTGCATGAATGGGGGAACATGTTACAAACTCCCCTCTATGGACACACTCTCGTGTGT CTGCAGTGAAAGCTACAAAGGCAGTCGATGTGAACAGTTCCAGCTGCTTATCACATCAGGtaatgtaggagagagagggttggttgCTGCGGTGGTGATCGTTGCCCTCCTCCTTCTAGTCATCTTGGCAGTTGTGATCTACTATGCATGCAA GGTGCTGAGGACCaaaccccagcagcagccaaaCACTGAACAGTACTGGAGAGTGAAACCCAGAGTATGA
- the lactb gene encoding serine beta-lactamase-like protein LACTB, mitochondrial isoform X1, protein MSWLLYLPLKRVCTNCKSSFTPTLRSYSSLWTPQARCKTRLSKQSFVRQRRQFFVRQSVTIYKSRFWIFGIGTGIILGLGLKCHIDFNESSCEYIINNDMGRKSGRYLPAIQVSRDLARRIKVGQQDEVGAPGLVVGVSVDGTQVWCEGLGYADLENRVPCSPETVLRIASISKPLTTAAAARLCEEGKLDLDAPVQKYVPEFPQKQFEGEDVTITPRMILSHLSGIRHYEKDIKKVREDREKARRPLKQPDKEEKSTKENTEDTKTEASCTKQNQKKKEFEQEEYYLKDGFDSVIQALDLFKYDPLVFKPGTTFLYSTHAFTLLSAVVERAAGQRFLDHMMKMFRELGMLNTVPDENDPIIYNRSRFYHFSKKGRIVNCPYVDNSYKWAGGGFLSTVGDLLIFGNALLYSFQLAQLKDTSGLLPGILQPQTATALWAPVEKTEASWDKDGLYAHGWLVVEKLQKYGLCRRRRHYVSHTGGAVGASSVLLILPSEPMSEIAERQRAALPQGVVVTIITNMQSVGLNSTALKIAHEFDKARGV, encoded by the exons ATGTCGTGGCTACTTTATTTGCCACTAAAACGCGTCTGTACCAACTGTAAATCTAGTTTTACGCCGACCCTACGCAGTTATTCATCTTTGTGGACACCGCAAGCTCGATGCAAAACAAGGCTGTCAAAGCAAAGCTTTGTACGGCAGCGAAGACAGTTTTTTGTACGTCAATCTGTCACCATTTACAAATCCAGGTTTTGGATATTTGGAATCGGTACAGGCATAATCTTAGGGTTGGGTTTGAAATGTCATATTGACTTCAATGAAAGCTCGTGTGAGTATATAATTAATAATGACATGGGGAGGAAGTCTGGGAGATACCTTCCGGCGATTCAAGTAAGCCGGGACCTTGCTCGTCGGATAAAGGTAGGCCAGCAG GATGAAGTAGGGGCACCAGGACTAGTTGTTGGTGTGTCTGTCGATGGCACACAGGTCTGGTGTGAAG GGCTTGGCTATGCTGACTTGGAGAACCGAGTACCATGCAGTCCAGAGACAGTACTGCGGATTGCTAGCATCAGTAAGCCCCTCAcaacagctgcagcagctcGTCTGTGCGAAGAGGGAAAGCTTGACCTGGATGCTCCAGTCCAGAAGTACGTCCCTGAGTTCCCCCAAAAACAGTTTGAGGGGGAAGAT GTCACAATAACTCCAAGGATGATTCTGTCTCACCTGAGTGGCATACGGCACTATGAGAAGGACAtcaagaaagtgagagaggacagggagaaggcAAGACGACCTCTAAAGCAACCAGACAAAGAAGAGAAAAGCACAAAAGAAAACACAGAGGACACTAAGACAGAGGCCAGCTGTACCAAGCAGaaccagaagaagaaggagtTTGAACAGGAGGAGTACTACCTGAAAGATGGCTTTGACAGTGTTATTCAAGCTTTGGATTTGTTCAAGTATGATCCTCTCGTTTTCAAACCTG GCACTACGTTTCTGTACTCGACCCATGCCTTCACCCTCCTCAGTGCTGTGGTGGAGCGGGCTGCAGGCCAGCGCTTCCTGGATCACATGATGAAGATGTTCAGGGAACTGGGCATGCTCAACACAGTACCAGATGAAAATGATCCCATCATCTATAATCGCTCAAG GTTTTATCATTTCAGTAAGAAAGGGCGTATTGTGAACTGCCCGTACGTAGACAACTCCTACAAGTGGGCCGGAGGGGGCTTCCTCTCCACTGTGGGCGACCTGCTCATATTTGGAAATGCACTGCTCTACAGCTTCCAGTTGGCCCAGCTAAAGGACACGTCAGGCCTCCTGCCTGGCATCCTGCAGCCCCAGACAGCCACGGCCCTGTGGGCTCCTGTGGAAAAAACCGAGGCGAGCTGGGATAAAGATGGGCTGTACGCTCACGGCTGGCTGGTGGTAGAGAAGCTGCAGAAGTATGGCCTTTGCAGGAGACGTAGGCATTACGTGTCACATACAGGAGGTGCTGTAGGGGCTAGCAGTGTGCTGCTCATCCTGCCCAGTGAGCCCATGAGTGAGATAGCTGAAAGGCAGAGAGCTGCTCTCCCTCAGGGTGTCGTGGTGACAATCATAACTAACATGCAGTCAGTGGGACTCAACAGCACAGCACTGAAGATCGCCCATGAGTTTGACAAAGCCAGAGGTGTATGA
- the lactb gene encoding serine beta-lactamase-like protein LACTB, mitochondrial isoform X3: MILSHLSGIRHYEKDIKKVREDREKARRPLKQPDKEEKSTKENTEDTKTEASCTKQNQKKKEFEQEEYYLKDGFDSVIQALDLFKYDPLVFKPGTTFLYSTHAFTLLSAVVERAAGQRFLDHMMKMFRELGMLNTVPDENDPIIYNRSRFYHFSKKGRIVNCPYVDNSYKWAGGGFLSTVGDLLIFGNALLYSFQLAQLKDTSGLLPGILQPQTATALWAPVEKTEASWDKDGLYAHGWLVVEKLQKYGLCRRRRHYVSHTGGAVGASSVLLILPSEPMSEIAERQRAALPQGVVVTIITNMQSVGLNSTALKIAHEFDKARGV, from the exons ATGATTCTGTCTCACCTGAGTGGCATACGGCACTATGAGAAGGACAtcaagaaagtgagagaggacagggagaaggcAAGACGACCTCTAAAGCAACCAGACAAAGAAGAGAAAAGCACAAAAGAAAACACAGAGGACACTAAGACAGAGGCCAGCTGTACCAAGCAGaaccagaagaagaaggagtTTGAACAGGAGGAGTACTACCTGAAAGATGGCTTTGACAGTGTTATTCAAGCTTTGGATTTGTTCAAGTATGATCCTCTCGTTTTCAAACCTG GCACTACGTTTCTGTACTCGACCCATGCCTTCACCCTCCTCAGTGCTGTGGTGGAGCGGGCTGCAGGCCAGCGCTTCCTGGATCACATGATGAAGATGTTCAGGGAACTGGGCATGCTCAACACAGTACCAGATGAAAATGATCCCATCATCTATAATCGCTCAAG GTTTTATCATTTCAGTAAGAAAGGGCGTATTGTGAACTGCCCGTACGTAGACAACTCCTACAAGTGGGCCGGAGGGGGCTTCCTCTCCACTGTGGGCGACCTGCTCATATTTGGAAATGCACTGCTCTACAGCTTCCAGTTGGCCCAGCTAAAGGACACGTCAGGCCTCCTGCCTGGCATCCTGCAGCCCCAGACAGCCACGGCCCTGTGGGCTCCTGTGGAAAAAACCGAGGCGAGCTGGGATAAAGATGGGCTGTACGCTCACGGCTGGCTGGTGGTAGAGAAGCTGCAGAAGTATGGCCTTTGCAGGAGACGTAGGCATTACGTGTCACATACAGGAGGTGCTGTAGGGGCTAGCAGTGTGCTGCTCATCCTGCCCAGTGAGCCCATGAGTGAGATAGCTGAAAGGCAGAGAGCTGCTCTCCCTCAGGGTGTCGTGGTGACAATCATAACTAACATGCAGTCAGTGGGACTCAACAGCACAGCACTGAAGATCGCCCATGAGTTTGACAAAGCCAGAGGTGTATGA
- the lactb gene encoding serine beta-lactamase-like protein LACTB, mitochondrial isoform X2, with amino-acid sequence MSWLLYLPLKRVCTNCKSSFTPTLRSYSSLWTPQARCKTRLSKQSFVRQRRQFFVRQSVTIYKSRFWIFGIGTGIILGLGLKCHIDFNESSCEYIINNDMGRKSGRYLPAIQVSRDLARRIKDEVGAPGLVVGVSVDGTQVWCEGLGYADLENRVPCSPETVLRIASISKPLTTAAAARLCEEGKLDLDAPVQKYVPEFPQKQFEGEDVTITPRMILSHLSGIRHYEKDIKKVREDREKARRPLKQPDKEEKSTKENTEDTKTEASCTKQNQKKKEFEQEEYYLKDGFDSVIQALDLFKYDPLVFKPGTTFLYSTHAFTLLSAVVERAAGQRFLDHMMKMFRELGMLNTVPDENDPIIYNRSRFYHFSKKGRIVNCPYVDNSYKWAGGGFLSTVGDLLIFGNALLYSFQLAQLKDTSGLLPGILQPQTATALWAPVEKTEASWDKDGLYAHGWLVVEKLQKYGLCRRRRHYVSHTGGAVGASSVLLILPSEPMSEIAERQRAALPQGVVVTIITNMQSVGLNSTALKIAHEFDKARGV; translated from the exons ATGTCGTGGCTACTTTATTTGCCACTAAAACGCGTCTGTACCAACTGTAAATCTAGTTTTACGCCGACCCTACGCAGTTATTCATCTTTGTGGACACCGCAAGCTCGATGCAAAACAAGGCTGTCAAAGCAAAGCTTTGTACGGCAGCGAAGACAGTTTTTTGTACGTCAATCTGTCACCATTTACAAATCCAGGTTTTGGATATTTGGAATCGGTACAGGCATAATCTTAGGGTTGGGTTTGAAATGTCATATTGACTTCAATGAAAGCTCGTGTGAGTATATAATTAATAATGACATGGGGAGGAAGTCTGGGAGATACCTTCCGGCGATTCAAGTAAGCCGGGACCTTGCTCGTCGGATAAAG GATGAAGTAGGGGCACCAGGACTAGTTGTTGGTGTGTCTGTCGATGGCACACAGGTCTGGTGTGAAG GGCTTGGCTATGCTGACTTGGAGAACCGAGTACCATGCAGTCCAGAGACAGTACTGCGGATTGCTAGCATCAGTAAGCCCCTCAcaacagctgcagcagctcGTCTGTGCGAAGAGGGAAAGCTTGACCTGGATGCTCCAGTCCAGAAGTACGTCCCTGAGTTCCCCCAAAAACAGTTTGAGGGGGAAGAT GTCACAATAACTCCAAGGATGATTCTGTCTCACCTGAGTGGCATACGGCACTATGAGAAGGACAtcaagaaagtgagagaggacagggagaaggcAAGACGACCTCTAAAGCAACCAGACAAAGAAGAGAAAAGCACAAAAGAAAACACAGAGGACACTAAGACAGAGGCCAGCTGTACCAAGCAGaaccagaagaagaaggagtTTGAACAGGAGGAGTACTACCTGAAAGATGGCTTTGACAGTGTTATTCAAGCTTTGGATTTGTTCAAGTATGATCCTCTCGTTTTCAAACCTG GCACTACGTTTCTGTACTCGACCCATGCCTTCACCCTCCTCAGTGCTGTGGTGGAGCGGGCTGCAGGCCAGCGCTTCCTGGATCACATGATGAAGATGTTCAGGGAACTGGGCATGCTCAACACAGTACCAGATGAAAATGATCCCATCATCTATAATCGCTCAAG GTTTTATCATTTCAGTAAGAAAGGGCGTATTGTGAACTGCCCGTACGTAGACAACTCCTACAAGTGGGCCGGAGGGGGCTTCCTCTCCACTGTGGGCGACCTGCTCATATTTGGAAATGCACTGCTCTACAGCTTCCAGTTGGCCCAGCTAAAGGACACGTCAGGCCTCCTGCCTGGCATCCTGCAGCCCCAGACAGCCACGGCCCTGTGGGCTCCTGTGGAAAAAACCGAGGCGAGCTGGGATAAAGATGGGCTGTACGCTCACGGCTGGCTGGTGGTAGAGAAGCTGCAGAAGTATGGCCTTTGCAGGAGACGTAGGCATTACGTGTCACATACAGGAGGTGCTGTAGGGGCTAGCAGTGTGCTGCTCATCCTGCCCAGTGAGCCCATGAGTGAGATAGCTGAAAGGCAGAGAGCTGCTCTCCCTCAGGGTGTCGTGGTGACAATCATAACTAACATGCAGTCAGTGGGACTCAACAGCACAGCACTGAAGATCGCCCATGAGTTTGACAAAGCCAGAGGTGTATGA
- the tpm1 gene encoding tropomyosin alpha-1 chain isoform X4, translating into MDAIKKKMQMLKLDKENALDRAEQAEGDKKAAEDRSKQLEDDIRELEKKLRITEDERDKVAEEFQTAEEKLLSAEEVATKAESDVASLNRRIQLVEEELDRAQERLATALTKLEEAEKAADESERGMKVIENRAMKDEEKMELQEIQLKEAKHIAEEADRKYEEVARKLVIIESDLERTEERAELSEGKCSELEEELKTVTNNLKSLEAQAEKYSQKEDKYEEEIKVLTDKLKEAETRAEFAERSVAKLEKTIDDLEEKLSHAKEENLDMHQMLDQTLMELNNM; encoded by the exons ATGGATGCCATCAAGAAGAAGATGCAGATGCTCAAGCTCGACAAGGAGAATGCCTTGGACAGAGCTGAGCAGGCTGAGGGAGACAAGAAGGCAGCAGAGGACAGGAGCAAACAG TTAGAGGATGACATAAGAGAGTTGGAAAAGAAATTGCGTATTACCGAAGACGAAAGAGATAAAGTGGCTGAAGAGTTCCAAACTGCCGAGGAAAAGCTGCTGAGCGCTGAAGAGGTGGCCACGAAG GCTGAGAGCGATGTCGCTTCCCTTAACAGACGCATCCAGCTGGTTGAGGAGGAGTTGGATCGTGCACAGGAGCGTCTGGCTACTGCTCTGACcaagctggaggaggctgagaagGCTGCTGATGAGAGCGAGAG aggcatgaAGGTTATTGAGAACAGGGCCATGAAGGATGAGGAGAAGATGGAGCTGCAGGAGATCCAGCTGAAGGAGGCCAAGCACATCGCTGAGGAGGCCGACCGCAAATACGAGGAG GTTGCCCGTAAGCTGGTCATCATTGAGAGTGACCTGGAGCGTACAGAGGAGCGTGCTGAGCTCTCAGAAGG CAAATGCTCTGAGCTTGAGGAAGAGTTGAAAACTGTGACCAACAACCTGAAGTCACTGGAGGCCCAGGCTGAGAAG TACTCCCAGAAGGAGGACAAATACGAGGAGGAGATCAAGGTCCTGACAGACAAGCTGAAGGAG GCTGAGACTCGTGCTGAGTTCGCTGAGAGGTCTGTAGCCAAGCTTGAGAAGACCATTGATGATTTGGAAG AGAAACTCTCACATGCTAAAGAAGAGAACCTTGATATGCACCAGATGTTGGACCAGACTCTCATGGAACTGAATAATATGTGA
- the tpm1 gene encoding tropomyosin alpha-1 chain isoform X5 — protein MDAIKKKMQMLKLDKENALDRAEQAEGDKKAAEDRSKQLEDDIRELEKKLRITEDERDKVAEEFQTAEEKLLSAEEVATKLEDDLVALQKKLKGTEDELDKYSEALKDAQEKLELAEKKAADAESDVASLNRRIQLVEEELDRAQERLATALTKLEEAEKAADESERGMKVIENRAMKDEEKMELQEIQLKEAKHIAEEADRKYEEVARKLVIIESDLERTEERAELSEGKCSELEEELKTVTNNLKSLEAQAEKYSQKEDKYEEEIKVLTDKLKEAETRAEFAERSVAKLEKTIDDLEEKLSHAKEENLDMHQMLDQTLMELNNM, from the exons ATGGATGCCATCAAGAAGAAGATGCAGATGCTCAAGCTCGACAAGGAGAATGCCTTGGACAGAGCTGAGCAGGCTGAGGGAGACAAGAAGGCAGCAGAGGACAGGAGCAAACAG TTAGAGGATGACATAAGAGAGTTGGAAAAGAAATTGCGTATTACCGAAGACGAAAGAGATAAAGTGGCTGAAGAGTTCCAAACTGCCGAGGAAAAGCTGCTGAGCGCTGAAGAGGTGGCCACGAAG CTCGAGGATGATTTGGTAGCTCTGCAGAAGAAGCTGAAGGGAACTGAGGATGAATTGGACAAGTACTCTGAGGCTCTTAAAGATGCCCAGGAGAAACTTGAACTGGCTGAGAAGAAAGCCGCCGAC GCTGAGAGCGATGTCGCTTCCCTTAACAGACGCATCCAGCTGGTTGAGGAGGAGTTGGATCGTGCACAGGAGCGTCTGGCTACTGCTCTGACcaagctggaggaggctgagaagGCTGCTGATGAGAGCGAGAG aggcatgaAGGTTATTGAGAACAGGGCCATGAAGGATGAGGAGAAGATGGAGCTGCAGGAGATCCAGCTGAAGGAGGCCAAGCACATCGCTGAGGAGGCCGACCGCAAATACGAGGAG GTTGCCCGTAAGCTGGTCATCATTGAGAGTGACCTGGAGCGTACAGAGGAGCGTGCTGAGCTCTCAGAAGG CAAATGCTCTGAGCTTGAGGAAGAGTTGAAAACTGTGACCAACAACCTGAAGTCACTGGAGGCCCAGGCTGAGAAG TACTCCCAGAAGGAGGACAAATACGAGGAGGAGATCAAGGTCCTGACAGACAAGCTGAAGGAG GCTGAGACTCGTGCTGAGTTCGCTGAGAGGTCTGTAGCCAAGCTTGAGAAGACCATTGATGATTTGGAAG AGAAACTCTCACATGCTAAAGAAGAGAACCTTGATATGCACCAGATGTTGGACCAGACTCTCATGGAACTGAATAATATGTGA
- the tpm1 gene encoding tropomyosin alpha-1 chain isoform X1 has protein sequence MDAIKKKMQMLKLDKENALDRAEQAEGDKKAAEDRSKQLEDDLVALQKKLKGTEDELDKYSEALKDAQEKLELAEKKAADAESDVASLNRRIQLVEEELDRAQERLATALTKLEEAEKAADESERGMKVIENRAMKDEEKMELQEIQLKEAKHIAEEADRKYEEVARKLVIIESDLERTEERAELSEGKCSELEEELKTVTNNLKSLEAQAEKYSQKEDKYEEEIKVLTDKLKEAETRAEFAERSVAKLEKTIDDLEEKLSHAKEENLDMHQMLDQTLMELNNM, from the exons ATGGATGCCATCAAGAAGAAGATGCAGATGCTCAAGCTCGACAAGGAGAATGCCTTGGACAGAGCTGAGCAGGCTGAGGGAGACAAGAAGGCAGCAGAGGACAGGAGCAAACAG CTCGAGGATGATTTGGTAGCTCTGCAGAAGAAGCTGAAGGGAACTGAGGATGAATTGGACAAGTACTCTGAGGCTCTTAAAGATGCCCAGGAGAAACTTGAACTGGCTGAGAAGAAAGCCGCCGAC GCTGAGAGCGATGTCGCTTCCCTTAACAGACGCATCCAGCTGGTTGAGGAGGAGTTGGATCGTGCACAGGAGCGTCTGGCTACTGCTCTGACcaagctggaggaggctgagaagGCTGCTGATGAGAGCGAGAG aggcatgaAGGTTATTGAGAACAGGGCCATGAAGGATGAGGAGAAGATGGAGCTGCAGGAGATCCAGCTGAAGGAGGCCAAGCACATCGCTGAGGAGGCCGACCGCAAATACGAGGAG GTTGCCCGTAAGCTGGTCATCATTGAGAGTGACCTGGAGCGTACAGAGGAGCGTGCTGAGCTCTCAGAAGG CAAATGCTCTGAGCTTGAGGAAGAGTTGAAAACTGTGACCAACAACCTGAAGTCACTGGAGGCCCAGGCTGAGAAG TACTCCCAGAAGGAGGACAAATACGAGGAGGAGATCAAGGTCCTGACAGACAAGCTGAAGGAG GCTGAGACTCGTGCTGAGTTCGCTGAGAGGTCTGTAGCCAAGCTTGAGAAGACCATTGATGATTTGGAAG AGAAACTCTCACATGCTAAAGAAGAGAACCTTGATATGCACCAGATGTTGGACCAGACTCTCATGGAACTGAATAATATGTGA
- the tpm1 gene encoding tropomyosin alpha-1 chain isoform X2 yields MDAIKKKMQMLKLDKENALDRAEQAEGDKKAAEDRSKQLEDDLVALQKKLKGTEDELDKYSEALKDAQEKLELAEKKAADAESDVASLNRRIQLVEEELDRAQERLATALTKLEEAEKAADESERGMKVIENRAMKDEEKMELQEIQLKEAKHIAEEADRKYEEVARKLVIIESDLERTEERAELSEGKCSELEEELKTVTNNLKSLEAQAEKYSQKEDKYEEEIKVLTDKLKEAETRAEFAERSVAKLEKTIDDLEDELYAQKLKYKAISEELDHALNDMTSI; encoded by the exons ATGGATGCCATCAAGAAGAAGATGCAGATGCTCAAGCTCGACAAGGAGAATGCCTTGGACAGAGCTGAGCAGGCTGAGGGAGACAAGAAGGCAGCAGAGGACAGGAGCAAACAG CTCGAGGATGATTTGGTAGCTCTGCAGAAGAAGCTGAAGGGAACTGAGGATGAATTGGACAAGTACTCTGAGGCTCTTAAAGATGCCCAGGAGAAACTTGAACTGGCTGAGAAGAAAGCCGCCGAC GCTGAGAGCGATGTCGCTTCCCTTAACAGACGCATCCAGCTGGTTGAGGAGGAGTTGGATCGTGCACAGGAGCGTCTGGCTACTGCTCTGACcaagctggaggaggctgagaagGCTGCTGATGAGAGCGAGAG aggcatgaAGGTTATTGAGAACAGGGCCATGAAGGATGAGGAGAAGATGGAGCTGCAGGAGATCCAGCTGAAGGAGGCCAAGCACATCGCTGAGGAGGCCGACCGCAAATACGAGGAG GTTGCCCGTAAGCTGGTCATCATTGAGAGTGACCTGGAGCGTACAGAGGAGCGTGCTGAGCTCTCAGAAGG CAAATGCTCTGAGCTTGAGGAAGAGTTGAAAACTGTGACCAACAACCTGAAGTCACTGGAGGCCCAGGCTGAGAAG TACTCCCAGAAGGAGGACAAATACGAGGAGGAGATCAAGGTCCTGACAGACAAGCTGAAGGAG GCTGAGACTCGTGCTGAGTTCGCTGAGAGGTCTGTAGCCAAGCTTGAGAAGACCATTGATGATTTGGAAG ATGAGTTGTATGCCCAGAAACTGAAGTACAAGGCCATCAGTGAGGAGCTGGACCACGCCCTCAACGACATGACCTCCAT ATAA
- the tpm1 gene encoding tropomyosin alpha-1 chain isoform X3 — MDAIKKKMQMLKLDKENALDRAEQAEGDKKAAEDRSKQLEDDIRELEKKLRITEDERDKVAEEFQTAEEKLLSAEEVATKAESDVASLNRRIQLVEEELDRAQERLATALTKLEEAEKAADESERGMKVIENRAMKDEEKMELQEIQLKEAKHIAEEADRKYEEVARKLVIIESDLERTEERAELSEGKCSELEEELKTVTNNLKSLEAQAEKYSQKEDKYEEEIKVLTDKLKEAETRAEFAERSVAKLEKTIDDLEDELYAQKLKYKAISEELDHALNDMTSM; from the exons ATGGATGCCATCAAGAAGAAGATGCAGATGCTCAAGCTCGACAAGGAGAATGCCTTGGACAGAGCTGAGCAGGCTGAGGGAGACAAGAAGGCAGCAGAGGACAGGAGCAAACAG TTAGAGGATGACATAAGAGAGTTGGAAAAGAAATTGCGTATTACCGAAGACGAAAGAGATAAAGTGGCTGAAGAGTTCCAAACTGCCGAGGAAAAGCTGCTGAGCGCTGAAGAGGTGGCCACGAAG GCTGAGAGCGATGTCGCTTCCCTTAACAGACGCATCCAGCTGGTTGAGGAGGAGTTGGATCGTGCACAGGAGCGTCTGGCTACTGCTCTGACcaagctggaggaggctgagaagGCTGCTGATGAGAGCGAGAG aggcatgaAGGTTATTGAGAACAGGGCCATGAAGGATGAGGAGAAGATGGAGCTGCAGGAGATCCAGCTGAAGGAGGCCAAGCACATCGCTGAGGAGGCCGACCGCAAATACGAGGAG GTTGCCCGTAAGCTGGTCATCATTGAGAGTGACCTGGAGCGTACAGAGGAGCGTGCTGAGCTCTCAGAAGG CAAATGCTCTGAGCTTGAGGAAGAGTTGAAAACTGTGACCAACAACCTGAAGTCACTGGAGGCCCAGGCTGAGAAG TACTCCCAGAAGGAGGACAAATACGAGGAGGAGATCAAGGTCCTGACAGACAAGCTGAAGGAG GCTGAGACTCGTGCTGAGTTCGCTGAGAGGTCTGTAGCCAAGCTTGAGAAGACCATTGATGATTTGGAAG ATGAGTTGTATGCCCAGAAACTGAAGTACAAGGCCATCAGTGAGGAGCTGGACCACGCCCTCAACGACATGACCTCCATGTAA